A region from the Streptomyces tsukubensis genome encodes:
- the mrdA gene encoding penicillin-binding protein 2 has protein sequence MSNIPETGRTPRVQIRLVVIQVLVFSLLLTLGGRLWYLQIRNGQEYTDEAKNNGVQRVVQPAVRGSVLDARGVALADNETRLVVSASRTELMKMPDDGKAVLTRLAAVLGMTPKEVMDKVRLCDSKTPKPCWNGSPYQPIPVTDEATTQQALQIRERAEDFDGITAEPTAVRRYTAPGKANTAQVLGYLSPVTDVEIEKAKDSDSPYLRSDQVGRSGIERTYDKALRGKAGITRYEVDNLGRVIGEAAHDKARAGSNLVTSIDARVQAVAEYELNEAMKTARKEVDRNTRENYKADAGAVVVMENKTGRVIAMASLPTYDPNAWVGGISAKDYAALTSTDSNFPLLNRAIQGQAAPGSIFKVVSSAAAVRAGYGFNDNYPCPSSLSFGGREFKNFESKGYGSISLGRALEVSCDTVYYGLAYNEWRKDGGIKPKKDAKNWFYRTAHDFGLGAETGIDLPNEVKGRVPDREWKQRFWEANKDSWCKTGKKGGDYGEQIAYENCLEGNQMRAGDSVNYSIGQGDILVTPIQMATIYAAIGNGGTLWNPTVGKAIISPDGKSVELIKPKSHGRLPMDDKTRNQINDALAGVVKTGSAAWRFQGWPHEKIPMHAKTGTAEVFGKQTTSWFATYTDDYTIVMTIAQGGTGSGASGPAVRNIYEAMYGLNEKGEQDLKRALLPKPQQTLPKVQPDGNIYAPEIKPYVPPKPEDEQGAADDGTQQNQNQQNQNQNQQDQDQQDRDQQLAGPPARRD, from the coding sequence ATGAGCAACATCCCGGAGACCGGGCGGACCCCCAGGGTCCAGATCCGGCTCGTCGTCATCCAGGTCCTGGTCTTCTCCCTCCTCCTCACCCTCGGCGGCCGGCTCTGGTATCTCCAGATCCGCAACGGCCAGGAGTACACGGACGAGGCGAAGAACAACGGCGTCCAGCGGGTGGTCCAGCCCGCCGTGCGCGGCTCCGTCCTGGACGCCCGCGGGGTCGCCCTCGCCGACAACGAGACCCGGCTGGTGGTCTCCGCGTCCCGCACCGAGCTGATGAAGATGCCGGACGACGGCAAGGCCGTCCTCACCCGGCTGGCGGCGGTCCTCGGCATGACGCCGAAGGAGGTCATGGACAAGGTCCGGCTCTGCGACTCCAAGACCCCGAAGCCGTGCTGGAACGGCTCCCCCTACCAGCCGATCCCGGTCACCGACGAGGCCACCACGCAGCAGGCGCTCCAGATCCGCGAACGCGCCGAGGACTTCGACGGCATCACCGCCGAACCCACCGCCGTCCGCCGCTACACCGCCCCCGGCAAGGCCAACACCGCCCAGGTCCTCGGCTATCTCTCGCCCGTCACCGACGTCGAGATCGAGAAGGCCAAGGACAGCGATTCCCCCTATCTCCGCTCCGACCAGGTCGGCCGCTCCGGTATCGAACGCACCTACGACAAGGCGCTGCGCGGAAAGGCCGGGATCACCCGTTACGAGGTCGACAACCTCGGCCGGGTGATCGGGGAGGCGGCCCACGACAAGGCCCGGGCCGGATCCAATCTGGTGACGTCCATCGACGCCCGGGTGCAGGCGGTCGCGGAGTACGAACTCAACGAGGCGATGAAGACCGCCCGCAAGGAGGTCGACCGCAACACCCGCGAGAACTACAAGGCCGACGCGGGCGCGGTCGTGGTGATGGAGAACAAGACCGGCCGGGTGATCGCGATGGCCTCCCTGCCGACGTACGACCCCAATGCCTGGGTCGGCGGTATCTCGGCCAAGGACTATGCCGCGCTGACCAGCACCGACTCCAATTTCCCGCTGCTCAACCGGGCGATTCAGGGGCAGGCGGCGCCGGGCTCCATCTTCAAGGTGGTGTCGTCCGCCGCCGCCGTCCGCGCCGGATACGGCTTCAACGACAACTACCCCTGCCCGTCGTCGCTCTCCTTCGGCGGCCGGGAGTTCAAGAACTTCGAGTCCAAGGGGTACGGCTCCATCAGTCTGGGCCGGGCGCTGGAGGTCTCCTGCGACACCGTCTACTACGGGCTCGCCTACAACGAGTGGCGCAAGGACGGCGGCATCAAGCCGAAGAAGGATGCCAAGAACTGGTTCTACCGCACGGCCCACGATTTCGGGCTCGGCGCGGAGACCGGCATCGACCTGCCGAACGAGGTCAAGGGCCGGGTCCCGGACCGGGAGTGGAAGCAGCGCTTCTGGGAGGCCAACAAGGACTCCTGGTGCAAGACCGGCAAGAAGGGCGGGGACTACGGCGAGCAGATCGCCTACGAGAACTGTCTCGAAGGCAACCAGATGCGCGCCGGTGACTCCGTGAACTACTCCATCGGACAGGGCGACATCCTCGTCACGCCGATACAGATGGCGACGATCTACGCCGCCATCGGCAACGGCGGCACCCTCTGGAACCCGACCGTCGGCAAGGCGATCATCAGCCCGGACGGGAAGTCGGTCGAGCTGATCAAGCCGAAGTCGCACGGCAGGCTGCCGATGGACGACAAGACCAGGAACCAGATAAACGATGCCCTCGCGGGGGTCGTGAAGACCGGCTCGGCCGCCTGGCGGTTCCAGGGCTGGCCGCACGAGAAGATCCCGATGCACGCCAAGACGGGTACCGCCGAGGTCTTCGGCAAGCAGACGACCTCCTGGTTCGCCACCTACACCGACGACTACACGATCGTGATGACGATCGCCCAGGGTGGTACGGGTTCGGGGGCCTCGGGTCCCGCGGTCCGCAATATCTACGAGGCCATGTACGGGCTGAACGAGAAGGGCGAGCAGGACCTCAAGCGGGCTCTGCTGCCGAAGCCGCAGCAGACGCTGCCGAAGGTCCAGCCGGACGGCAATATCTACGCGCCCGAGATCAAACCGTACGTACCGCCGAAGCCCGAGGACGAGCAGGGCGCGGCCGACGACGGCACCCAGCAGAACCAGAACCAGCAGAACCAGAACCAGAACCAGCAGGACCAGGACCAACAGGACCGGGACCAGCAGCTCGCGGGACCACCCGCTCGGAGGGACTGA
- the mreD gene encoding rod shape-determining protein MreD yields MRLNRLLLSSALVVVALVVQVSVLARLQLPGAVPDLLLLTVLGLAFVYGHVTGALIGFGAGLLADLAPPADHAAGRYALVLCVIGYLAGLARPQDGRVRSATGPMIVVVAAAVGSTLLYAGVGALVGDTSGGQVGLGGLLFSAAVYDLLLAPFTVPFVMALARRAENDPVADAQSGGGDVSAGWLASGTGLRIGSQRGGLRLRSARSRASRAGRIKGVKRL; encoded by the coding sequence ATGCGCCTCAACCGACTGCTCCTGTCGTCCGCCCTCGTGGTGGTCGCGCTCGTCGTCCAGGTCTCCGTCCTCGCCCGGCTCCAGCTGCCGGGCGCCGTCCCCGACCTGCTGCTCCTCACCGTCCTCGGGCTGGCCTTCGTCTACGGCCATGTCACGGGCGCCCTGATCGGCTTCGGCGCCGGACTGCTCGCCGACCTCGCGCCGCCCGCCGACCACGCCGCCGGGCGGTACGCCCTGGTGCTCTGTGTGATCGGCTATCTCGCCGGTCTTGCCCGCCCCCAGGACGGCCGGGTGCGCTCGGCCACCGGACCGATGATCGTGGTCGTCGCCGCGGCGGTCGGCTCGACCCTGCTGTACGCGGGCGTGGGCGCCCTCGTCGGTGATACGTCGGGCGGTCAGGTGGGCCTGGGCGGACTGCTGTTCAGCGCGGCGGTCTACGATCTGCTGCTCGCCCCCTTCACGGTGCCCTTCGTGATGGCACTGGCCCGGCGGGCGGAGAACGATCCGGTCGCGGACGCCCAGAGCGGCGGCGGCGACGTCTCAGCGGGCTGGCTGGCCTCCGGCACCGGGCTGCGGATCGGCAGCCAGCGCGGCGGACTGAGACTGCGGTCCGCCCGCTCGCGGGCCTCGCGCGCGGGCCGCATCAAGGGCGTCAAGCGGCTGTGA
- the mreC gene encoding rod shape-determining protein MreC, whose amino-acid sequence MRDTRESRLLLVLLIAIAFALITVDIRGGEDSPVDGARQAAATVFGPIQNGVATAVDPVGNAIGAVRDSGERHDRISELERENAELKAKLGSDDRNRSRVRELDRLLRTAGAGQYRVKAAEVIAIGAAQGFSWTVTIDVGSRDGIKRDMTVLNGDGLVGRVTTVGPGTSTVLLASDPGFTVGTRMEKTDELGFANGQGDRPLSVQLLNGKSKVKKGDRLVTFGSQASRPFVPGVPIGEVVRVDPLGGDLTRTIHVRPYVGFSRLDIVGVVVSAPSSDPRDAVLPARPKATPVPTVTVTVTPSGVPGGAQEEGDGTAAQGTDPQLADRQQPDATATGRAPDPGGSPGPDRDAGSTSGRTEDQQQ is encoded by the coding sequence GTGAGGGACACACGAGAGAGCCGGCTGCTCCTGGTGCTGCTGATCGCCATCGCGTTCGCACTGATCACGGTGGACATCCGCGGCGGCGAGGACTCCCCGGTCGACGGCGCCCGGCAGGCCGCCGCCACCGTCTTCGGCCCGATCCAGAACGGCGTCGCAACTGCCGTGGACCCCGTGGGCAACGCGATCGGGGCGGTACGGGACTCCGGGGAGCGGCACGACCGGATCAGCGAGCTGGAGCGGGAGAACGCCGAGCTGAAGGCCAAGCTCGGCAGCGACGACCGCAACCGCAGCCGGGTCCGGGAGCTGGACCGGCTGCTGCGCACGGCGGGCGCGGGCCAGTACCGCGTCAAGGCCGCCGAGGTCATCGCCATAGGGGCGGCCCAGGGCTTCTCCTGGACCGTCACCATCGACGTCGGCTCCCGGGACGGCATCAAGCGGGATATGACCGTCCTCAACGGCGACGGTCTGGTCGGCCGGGTCACCACGGTCGGCCCCGGCACCTCCACGGTGCTGCTCGCCAGCGACCCCGGCTTCACCGTCGGAACCCGGATGGAGAAGACCGACGAACTCGGCTTCGCCAACGGACAGGGCGACCGCCCCCTGTCGGTCCAGCTCCTCAACGGCAAGTCCAAGGTGAAGAAGGGCGACCGGCTGGTCACCTTCGGCTCGCAGGCGTCCCGGCCGTTCGTGCCGGGCGTGCCCATCGGCGAGGTGGTCCGGGTGGACCCGCTCGGCGGCGATCTGACCCGGACCATCCACGTCCGCCCCTATGTCGGCTTCAGCCGGCTGGACATCGTCGGCGTCGTGGTCTCGGCGCCCTCCAGCGATCCGCGGGACGCCGTACTGCCCGCCCGGCCGAAGGCCACCCCGGTGCCGACCGTCACCGTGACCGTGACGCCCTCCGGCGTCCCGGGCGGGGCGCAGGAGGAGGGCGACGGGACCGCCGCCCAGGGCACCGATCCGCAGCTCGCCGACCGGCAGCAGCCCGACGCCACGGCCACCGGCCGGGCCCCGGACCCCGGCGGCAGCCCCGGCCCGGACCGGGACGCCGGAAGCACCTCCGGCCGCACCGAAGACCAGCAGCAGTAG
- a CDS encoding rod shape-determining protein has translation MSFIGRDMAVDLGTANTLVYVRGRGIVLNEPSVVAINTNTGGILAVGAEAKKMIGRTPGNIVAVRPLKDGVIADFEITERMLRYFILKIHKRRYLARPRVVVCVPSGITGVERRAVIEASTQAGARQVHIIEEPMAAAIGSGLPVHEATGNMVVDIGGGTTEVAVISLGGIVTAQSIRVAGDELDNAIIQHIKKEYSLLLGERTAESIKITIGSAYDLDQDEHTEIRGRDLVSGLPKTVVISAAEVRKAIEEPVNAIVDAVKTTLDKCPPELSGDVMDRGIVLTGGGALLRGLDERLRRETGMPIHIAEDPLDSVALGSGKCVEEFEALQQVLDAQPRR, from the coding sequence ATGTCGTTCATCGGCCGTGATATGGCTGTCGACCTGGGGACCGCCAACACGCTGGTGTACGTCAGGGGCCGGGGGATCGTTCTCAACGAGCCTTCCGTGGTCGCCATCAACACGAACACCGGTGGCATTCTCGCGGTCGGCGCCGAGGCGAAGAAGATGATCGGCCGGACACCGGGCAACATCGTCGCCGTCCGGCCGTTGAAGGACGGAGTCATCGCCGACTTCGAGATCACCGAGCGGATGCTCCGTTACTTCATTCTCAAGATCCACAAGCGGCGTTATCTGGCCCGTCCGCGCGTGGTGGTCTGTGTGCCCTCCGGTATCACCGGAGTCGAGCGCCGTGCCGTCATCGAGGCCTCCACCCAGGCCGGCGCCCGCCAGGTGCACATCATCGAGGAGCCGATGGCCGCGGCGATCGGGTCCGGGCTCCCGGTCCACGAGGCCACCGGCAATATGGTCGTCGACATCGGCGGCGGCACCACCGAGGTGGCCGTCATCTCCCTCGGCGGAATCGTCACGGCACAGTCCATCCGGGTGGCCGGCGACGAGCTGGACAACGCGATCATCCAGCACATCAAGAAGGAGTACTCTCTCCTCCTCGGTGAGCGGACTGCCGAATCCATCAAGATCACCATCGGTTCGGCCTATGATCTCGACCAGGACGAGCACACCGAGATCCGGGGCCGCGATCTGGTCTCCGGGCTGCCCAAGACCGTGGTCATCTCGGCCGCCGAGGTCCGCAAGGCGATCGAAGAGCCGGTCAACGCCATCGTCGACGCCGTGAAGACCACCCTCGACAAGTGCCCGCCGGAGCTCTCCGGCGATGTGATGGACCGGGGGATCGTGCTCACCGGCGGCGGTGCGCTGCTGCGCGGACTCGACGAGCGGCTGCGCCGGGAGACCGGAATGCCGATCCATATCGCCGAGGACCCGCTGGACTCGGTGGCGCTCGGGTCCGGCAAGTGCGTCGAGGAGTTCGAGGCGCTCCAGCAGGTGCTGGACGCCCAGCCCCGCCGCTAG
- the ndk gene encoding nucleoside-diphosphate kinase, with product MTQRTLVLLKPDAVRRKLVGEIVGRIEAKAGWTVEALELRQLDRATLEQHYAEHIGKPFYEPLVEFMLSGPVVALVVDGERVIEGIRRLAGPTDPIAAEPGSIRGDFGTIVRENLIHASDSEESAIRELKIFFPGLS from the coding sequence ATGACCCAGCGCACCCTCGTCCTCCTGAAGCCGGACGCGGTCCGCCGCAAGCTGGTCGGTGAGATCGTCGGCCGTATCGAGGCCAAGGCGGGCTGGACCGTCGAGGCGCTGGAACTGCGGCAGCTCGACCGCGCGACCCTGGAGCAGCACTACGCCGAGCACATCGGCAAGCCGTTCTACGAGCCGCTGGTGGAGTTCATGCTCTCCGGTCCGGTCGTGGCGCTGGTGGTGGACGGCGAGCGGGTGATCGAAGGGATACGCCGACTGGCGGGCCCCACCGACCCGATTGCCGCGGAGCCCGGCTCCATCCGGGGGGATTTCGGCACCATCGTCCGGGAGAATCTCATCCACGCCTCGGACTCCGAGGAGTCCGCCATTCGGGAACTGAAGATCTTTTTCCCCGGTCTTTCCTGA
- a CDS encoding DUF4233 domain-containing protein: MRTLAASTLIGEFFVIGFAGLVAMKDDSLSTGTVWTVCGIAMVLSLLLCGMLTRPGGVQLGWALQVGLIVSGFFVPMMFILGICFAGLWWASVHYGRRIDEVKARWAAQAEQMEQAEGAGRPDPA, translated from the coding sequence ATGCGTACTCTTGCCGCGTCCACCCTGATCGGGGAGTTCTTCGTCATCGGCTTCGCGGGCCTGGTGGCGATGAAGGACGACAGCCTGTCGACGGGCACCGTCTGGACGGTGTGCGGGATCGCCATGGTGCTGTCGCTGCTGCTCTGCGGAATGCTGACCCGGCCCGGCGGGGTGCAGCTGGGCTGGGCGCTCCAGGTCGGACTGATCGTCAGCGGTTTCTTCGTGCCGATGATGTTCATCCTGGGGATCTGTTTCGCCGGTCTGTGGTGGGCGTCGGTCCACTACGGGCGGAGGATCGACGAGGTGAAGGCCCGCTGGGCGGCGCAGGCGGAGCAGATGGAACAGGCCGAGGGCGCGGGCCGACCCGACCCGGCCTGA
- the folC gene encoding bifunctional tetrahydrofolate synthase/dihydrofolate synthase, with translation MSEHPADPQPNDPRAHEPEPYERDVFDEIVDTETDRDPDLAVIEAGSRTLRAQAGPPDAQVPEPPADPEVAAALRAVEAELASRWGETKLEPSVRRIAALMDVLGEPQRAYPSIHITGTNGKTSTARMVEALLAAFDLRTGRYTSPHVRSVTERISLDGSPVSAERFVSVYEDVKPYVEMVDAAEDYRLSFFEVLTGMAYAAFADAPVDVAVVEVGMGGTWDATNVIDASVAVVTPIDLDHTDRLGSTPGEIAAEKSGIVKQGATVVLAQQPVDAAQVLLKKAVEVDATVAREGMEFGIVSREVAVGGQLLTLRGLGGEYPEVFLPLYGAHQAHNAVVALAAVEAFFGVGADHARVLDIDTVRRAFASVSSPARLEVVRRSPTVVLDAAHNPAGARATAEAITEAFGFSRLIGVVGTSAGKDVRGLLEAFEPVFAEIVVTRNSTERSMDPDELAAIAVEVFGEERVVVEPQLDEALEAAVTLAEEDAEYAGAGVLVTGSVFTAGEARLLLGKG, from the coding sequence GTGAGTGAGCACCCCGCCGACCCCCAGCCGAACGATCCCCGGGCGCACGAGCCGGAGCCGTACGAGCGTGACGTCTTCGACGAGATCGTCGACACGGAGACCGACCGCGATCCCGACCTCGCGGTGATCGAGGCGGGCAGCCGCACGCTGCGCGCCCAGGCCGGTCCGCCGGACGCCCAGGTGCCGGAGCCGCCCGCGGACCCGGAGGTCGCCGCCGCGCTGCGCGCCGTGGAGGCCGAGCTGGCCTCGCGCTGGGGCGAGACGAAGCTGGAGCCCTCGGTGCGGCGGATCGCGGCACTGATGGACGTGCTGGGCGAGCCCCAGCGGGCGTACCCCTCCATCCACATCACCGGCACCAACGGCAAGACGTCCACGGCCCGGATGGTCGAGGCGCTCCTCGCCGCGTTCGATCTGCGCACCGGCCGCTACACCTCGCCGCATGTGCGGTCCGTCACCGAGCGGATCAGCCTGGACGGCTCGCCGGTGAGCGCGGAGCGGTTCGTCTCCGTGTACGAGGACGTCAAGCCGTACGTGGAGATGGTGGACGCCGCGGAGGACTACCGTCTGTCGTTCTTCGAGGTGCTGACCGGTATGGCGTACGCGGCGTTCGCGGACGCCCCGGTGGACGTGGCCGTCGTCGAGGTCGGCATGGGCGGGACCTGGGACGCGACCAATGTCATCGACGCTTCGGTGGCCGTGGTGACGCCCATCGACCTGGACCACACCGACCGGCTGGGCAGCACGCCCGGCGAGATCGCCGCCGAGAAGTCGGGGATCGTCAAGCAGGGGGCGACGGTCGTCCTGGCCCAGCAGCCGGTGGACGCGGCGCAGGTGCTGCTGAAGAAGGCCGTCGAGGTGGATGCGACGGTGGCCCGCGAGGGCATGGAGTTCGGGATCGTGTCCCGGGAGGTCGCGGTCGGCGGCCAGCTGCTGACCCTGCGCGGGCTCGGCGGCGAGTACCCCGAGGTCTTCCTTCCGCTCTACGGGGCCCACCAGGCGCACAACGCGGTGGTGGCGCTCGCCGCGGTCGAGGCCTTCTTCGGGGTGGGCGCGGACCACGCCCGGGTGCTGGACATCGACACGGTCCGCCGGGCCTTCGCCTCGGTCTCCAGCCCGGCGCGGCTGGAAGTGGTGCGGCGCAGTCCGACCGTGGTGCTGGACGCGGCGCACAATCCGGCGGGTGCCCGGGCGACGGCGGAGGCGATCACGGAGGCCTTCGGCTTCTCCCGGCTGATCGGTGTCGTCGGGACCAGCGCGGGCAAGGACGTCCGCGGTCTGCTGGAGGCGTTCGAGCCGGTGTTCGCGGAGATCGTGGTCACCCGGAACTCCACCGAGCGGAGCATGGACCCCGACGAGCTGGCGGCGATCGCCGTGGAGGTCTTCGGGGAGGAGCGTGTGGTGGTGGAGCCGCAGCTGGACGAGGCCCTGGAGGCGGCGGTGACCCTCGCCGAGGAGGACGCCGAGTACGCGGGCGCCGGAGTGCTGGTGACGGGTTCGGTGTTCACGGCCGGGGAAGCCCGGCTGCTGCTGGGGAAGGGCTGA
- a CDS encoding sensor histidine kinase, with protein MSPARYAALRLVAAVRGRTRRWAASPPALDVIAAVSCFSLMVLDVPGLARADNSLTGFTATLVLGAGASTLVLRRRAPWVPYAVALGLLGWLHELTLVQFALYSLGRFRGRAAAVVATAGYVVVAYALFLLPGWPEYRADSLSSFLGLVLPIGVLAAGVGIAAYRQDLVLELQDQRARTAAVEAVQNERISVARDVHDLVGRELTVLAVRAEVLAARARGGAHQKDFEELADTARRAHLMLNDTLVHRADERTATPGLDGLAALAAESGAMGSPVALRIAEAAYALSPLRQAAVYRVVQECLTNAAKHAPGERVTVTIGLGGDRLRVVVRNPLPAAAPLTEPVSSGTGTCSMRERVASMGGELTAGPGAGVWEVVAVLPAGRLPAAP; from the coding sequence ATGTCGCCCGCACGGTACGCCGCACTCCGCCTCGTCGCGGCCGTGCGCGGGCGCACCCGCCGCTGGGCCGCGTCGCCGCCCGCGCTCGATGTGATCGCCGCCGTCAGCTGCTTCTCGCTGATGGTGCTCGACGTGCCCGGTCTCGCCAGGGCCGACAACTCCCTGACCGGCTTCACCGCGACCCTGGTGCTCGGCGCCGGGGCGTCGACCCTGGTGCTGCGGCGGCGGGCGCCCTGGGTGCCGTACGCCGTGGCGCTCGGGCTGCTGGGCTGGCTGCACGAGCTGACCCTCGTCCAGTTCGCGCTCTACTCGCTGGGCCGGTTCCGGGGGCGGGCGGCGGCCGTGGTGGCGACGGCCGGTTATGTCGTCGTCGCGTACGCCCTGTTCCTGCTGCCGGGCTGGCCGGAGTACCGCGCGGACTCCCTCAGCTCGTTCCTCGGTCTGGTGCTGCCGATCGGGGTGCTCGCGGCCGGGGTCGGCATCGCGGCGTACCGGCAGGACCTGGTCCTGGAGCTGCAGGACCAGCGGGCCCGTACCGCCGCGGTCGAAGCGGTCCAGAACGAGCGGATCTCCGTGGCCAGGGACGTCCACGATCTGGTCGGCCGGGAGCTGACGGTGCTGGCGGTACGGGCCGAGGTGCTGGCGGCCCGGGCCCGCGGCGGCGCCCATCAGAAGGACTTCGAGGAGCTGGCGGACACGGCGAGGCGGGCGCATCTGATGCTCAACGACACCCTGGTGCACCGGGCCGACGAGCGGACGGCGACGCCCGGGCTCGACGGTCTGGCGGCGCTGGCGGCCGAGAGCGGGGCGATGGGCAGCCCGGTGGCGCTGCGGATCGCGGAGGCGGCGTACGCGCTGTCGCCGCTGCGCCAGGCCGCGGTCTACCGGGTGGTGCAGGAGTGTCTGACGAATGCGGCGAAGCACGCTCCGGGGGAGCGGGTGACGGTGACCATCGGCCTCGGCGGGGACCGGCTGCGGGTGGTGGTCCGCAACCCCCTTCCGGCGGCGGCGCCGCTCACCGAACCGGTCTCCAGCGGCACCGGCACCTGCTCCATGCGGGAGCGCGTCGCCAGCATGGGCGGGGAGCTGACCGCGGGGCCCGGCGCGGGCGTCTGGGAGGTGGTCGCCGTCCTCCCGGCGGGCCGGCTGCCCGCCGCGCCGTGA